Proteins from a genomic interval of Neisseria arctica:
- the ptsP gene encoding phosphoenolpyruvate--protein phosphotransferase produces the protein MSIVLHGIAAGKGIAIGRAHLIARGINEVPQFDILPNELASEKARFEAAIKATRKELEQLRSAIPENAPAELGAFISLHLMLLTDATLSRDPVDIIEEQNINAEWALKLQTDKLAKQFDEIDDAYLRERKQDMLQVVERIHNNLIGQGNEINLQTNLLDDTVLIAHDLSPADTVHFKEQRIAGFVTDAGGSTSHTAILGRSLDIPSVIGLHNARKLISEDEWVIVDGINGILIINPDELVLAEYRQRMRQYRLRKRELNKLKKTAATTEDGINIELLANIESVEDIKSLHNMGADGVGLFRSEFLYLNRDNLPDENEQYEVYAAIIKKLKGKQFTIRTVDLGVDKNPRWFGQNATPNGSLNPALGLTGIRLCLAEPVMFRTQMKAILRASVHGKVKMMWPMITSLSELKQCLVHYETAKRQLEERGETYGEVELGCMIEIPSAALTVSSLLKLVDFVSIGTNDLIQYTLSVDRGDDSVSYLYQPGHPAVLKLILHVIRTANRMGKTVSVCGEMAGDTTFTRVLLGMGLRRFSMNPNNLLAVKDIVLHSNTDTLEGDIVKLMRNEDPEKTEKLLKIINAAESDI, from the coding sequence ATGAGTATCGTGCTGCACGGCATCGCCGCAGGCAAAGGCATTGCCATTGGGCGTGCCCACCTGATTGCACGCGGCATTAACGAAGTACCGCAATTCGACATACTACCCAACGAATTGGCTTCTGAAAAAGCACGCTTCGAAGCCGCCATTAAGGCTACTCGTAAAGAGCTGGAACAACTTCGCAGCGCCATCCCCGAAAATGCGCCAGCGGAACTGGGTGCATTCATTTCTCTGCATTTGATGCTGCTTACCGATGCTACCCTCTCACGCGATCCCGTCGATATCATTGAAGAGCAAAACATTAATGCCGAATGGGCATTAAAACTGCAAACCGACAAACTGGCCAAACAATTCGACGAAATCGATGATGCCTATCTGCGCGAGCGCAAACAAGATATGCTGCAAGTGGTTGAGCGTATCCACAACAACCTCATCGGACAAGGCAACGAAATCAACCTGCAAACCAACCTGCTTGATGACACCGTTCTGATCGCGCACGACCTTTCCCCCGCCGATACAGTGCATTTTAAAGAACAGCGTATTGCCGGCTTCGTAACCGATGCAGGCGGTTCTACCAGCCACACCGCTATTTTAGGGCGCAGCCTCGATATCCCGTCCGTTATCGGCCTGCACAACGCTCGTAAACTCATCAGCGAAGATGAATGGGTTATCGTTGACGGCATTAACGGTATTCTGATTATTAACCCCGACGAATTGGTTTTGGCAGAATACCGCCAACGTATGCGCCAATACCGTTTGCGCAAGCGGGAGTTAAACAAGCTCAAAAAAACCGCCGCTACTACCGAAGACGGCATCAATATCGAATTACTGGCCAATATAGAATCGGTTGAAGACATCAAATCACTGCACAATATGGGTGCAGACGGCGTCGGCCTGTTCCGCAGCGAATTTCTCTACCTCAACCGGGACAACCTACCCGATGAAAACGAGCAGTACGAAGTATATGCCGCCATCATTAAAAAACTCAAAGGCAAGCAGTTCACCATCCGCACCGTAGATTTAGGTGTTGATAAAAACCCGCGTTGGTTCGGCCAAAACGCCACGCCCAACGGGAGCCTCAACCCTGCCCTTGGCCTGACCGGTATCCGCTTATGTTTGGCCGAACCGGTCATGTTCCGCACACAGATGAAAGCCATCTTACGCGCCTCCGTACACGGCAAAGTAAAAATGATGTGGCCGATGATCACCTCTCTGTCCGAACTCAAACAATGCCTCGTACACTACGAAACAGCCAAACGCCAACTTGAAGAGCGCGGCGAAACATACGGCGAGGTAGAGCTTGGCTGTATGATTGAAATCCCGTCAGCCGCACTAACGGTAAGCAGTCTGCTGAAACTGGTAGACTTCGTATCCATCGGCACCAACGACCTGATCCAATACACCTTATCGGTAGACCGCGGCGACGACAGCGTCAGCTATCTTTACCAACCCGGCCACCCGGCAGTACTCAAGCTGATACTGCACGTTATCCGAACCGCCAACCGCATGGGAAAAACCGTATCCGTCTGCGGCGAAATGGCCGGCGATACCACCTTTACCCGGGTGCTGCTGGGCATGGGTCTGCGGCGTTTTTCCATGAATCCCAACAATCTGCTGGCGGTGAAAGACATCGTTTTACACAGTAATACGGATACGCTTGAAGGAGATATCGTCAAACTGATGCGAAACGAAGATCCTGAAAAAACCGAAAAACTGCTCAAAATCATCAATGCGGCAGAAAGCGACATCTAA
- a CDS encoding HPr family phosphocarrier protein: MLKQEIEIINKLGLHARASSKFTQTASGFQSEVWVSRNDRRVNGKSIMGLMMLAAAKGSIIELETDGPDEAAAMQALTNLINDYFGEGE, encoded by the coding sequence ATGCTGAAACAAGAAATCGAAATCATCAACAAACTCGGCCTGCATGCACGGGCTTCAAGCAAATTCACCCAAACTGCATCTGGCTTTCAAAGCGAAGTATGGGTTAGTCGAAACGACCGCCGCGTAAACGGTAAAAGCATCATGGGTCTGATGATGTTGGCAGCCGCCAAAGGCAGCATTATCGAACTCGAAACAGACGGCCCCGACGAAGCTGCCGCCATGCAAGCGCTCACCAACCTGATCAACGACTATTTCGGCGAAGGCGAATAA
- a CDS encoding PTS sugar transporter subunit IIA, protein MIGLLIITHETLGEAYRSLAQHFFLGEPPGNIRILGVEHNENHEDIIQRAQSVIHEINSGCGVLVLTDIFGATPCNAARKLVRENEVAILTGINAPMMLKATQYSTQETDLTKFIQTVKSAGINGILDITTPPEGACRPC, encoded by the coding sequence ATGATCGGTTTACTTATCATTACCCACGAAACCCTAGGCGAAGCCTACCGCAGCCTGGCACAACATTTCTTTTTGGGCGAGCCGCCGGGAAATATCCGTATTCTCGGCGTAGAGCATAATGAAAACCATGAAGACATCATCCAACGCGCCCAGTCGGTTATCCACGAAATCAACAGCGGTTGCGGTGTTTTAGTATTAACCGATATATTCGGTGCAACACCCTGTAACGCAGCCAGAAAGCTTGTTCGAGAAAACGAAGTGGCCATACTCACCGGAATCAACGCTCCGATGATGCTCAAAGCCACCCAATACAGTACCCAAGAAACCGATTTGACTAAATTCATTCAAACGGTAAAGAGCGCCGGCATCAACGGTATTCTCGACATCACCACCCCGCCCGAAGGAGCTTGCCGCCCATGCTGA
- a CDS encoding hypoxanthine-guanine phosphoribosyltransferase yields MNIDTKRSHTQAMLDNADLLFDESQCRSALQNLADRISADLGDKYPLLLPVMGGAVVFTGQLLPLLRFPLDFDYVHVSRYGDKLEGGNFNWLRMPQPENIRGRHVVVLDDILDEGHTMAAIKEKLLEMGAASCSAAVFANKLISKPKPITADYIGLNVPDRYVFGYGMDAAGAWRNLGEIYALKNES; encoded by the coding sequence ATGAACATTGACACCAAACGCAGCCACACCCAAGCCATGCTCGACAATGCCGATTTATTGTTCGATGAAAGCCAATGCCGAAGTGCCTTGCAAAACCTTGCCGACCGTATTAGTGCCGACTTGGGCGACAAATACCCTCTACTGCTGCCCGTAATGGGCGGTGCTGTTGTTTTTACCGGCCAACTGCTGCCACTGTTACGCTTTCCTCTGGATTTCGACTATGTTCACGTTTCTCGCTACGGCGACAAACTCGAAGGCGGCAACTTCAATTGGCTGCGCATGCCCCAGCCCGAAAACATCCGGGGGCGCCATGTCGTAGTACTCGATGACATTCTCGACGAGGGACATACCATGGCGGCCATTAAAGAAAAACTACTGGAAATGGGCGCGGCCAGCTGCTCGGCGGCTGTCTTCGCCAATAAACTAATCAGCAAACCCAAGCCTATCACCGCTGACTATATCGGCTTAAACGTTCCCGACCGCTACGTATTCGGCTACGGTATGGATGCGGCCGGCGCCTGGCGCAATCTCGGTGAAATTTACGCACTGAAAAACGAAAGCTGA
- a CDS encoding PAS domain-containing protein has product MNALPYQAMIEQMTDSVIYADSEGIIRTWNHASEKMFGFSAAEAIGQSLDIIIPEKLRAPHWKGFHAAISTGATRSGGQATRTKALHKTGKYIYAEVSFCIITDPANSKRGALSVARPAHKNQTGV; this is encoded by the coding sequence ATGAATGCCCTACCCTACCAAGCCATGATTGAACAAATGACCGATTCCGTCATATATGCCGATTCTGAAGGCATTATCCGCACATGGAATCATGCATCAGAAAAAATGTTCGGTTTTAGTGCCGCCGAAGCCATTGGCCAAAGTTTGGATATCATTATTCCCGAAAAATTGCGCGCTCCGCACTGGAAGGGTTTCCATGCCGCAATCTCGACGGGGGCAACCCGAAGCGGCGGACAAGCCACACGCACCAAAGCCCTGCATAAAACAGGCAAATATATTTATGCGGAGGTGAGTTTCTGCATCATTACCGATCCCGCAAACAGCAAGCGGGGTGCTCTGTCCGTCGCCCGTCCCGCCCATAAAAACCAAACGGGCGTATAA
- a CDS encoding prolyl oligopeptidase family serine peptidase, translated as MQDPYSYLHDLSSSITREFASAAHAETLARFCNDDTFLSMADDITRQLQDERQIPFCQEHRGRMYHFHQSADYPKGVYRMCTAASFRAGIPDWQILFSVADFDEILGDDVYLDGVSHYVEAPHQVLLSLSVEGSDTAYTLEFDLNKGALVEGGFHFPAGKSHIAWRNADSVWVCPAWDERQLTRSGYPREVWLMRRGQSFSEAQPVYQMDSEGMMVNAWRYLDGQGAPIDLIEAAGGFFTKDYFQVSAEGLVQRLNLPADCEISGYLAGQLMLHLRSDWQRANHCYPAGSLVAVKLNKGELGGAQLLFLPNERQALESVETTKRFVVAAILDNVSGRLKAWRFINGQWQETEVPALPQGALEITDQPWGGDVVYIASGDFTTPLTLFALDLQVMELTVLRRQPKQFDAKDIRVGQFYAYSADGVRIPYYHVGKESGVHTPTLVYAYGGFGVPELPHYLGTIGRHWLEKGYAFVVANIRGGGEFGPNWHRAAQRKNKYKSVEDLVAVVRDIAARGLSSPARIGLQGGSNGGLITAAAFVRAPESIGALVCEVPLTDMLAYTQLSAGASWTDEYGDPDNPDEKTALASLSPYHHLSDGRKYPPALITTSFSDDRVHPAHALKFYAKLRTISPQSWLFAPQSGGHVGNTTQTQTAAELAGVLYFLQQNLA; from the coding sequence ATGCAAGACCCTTATTCTTATCTGCACGATTTGTCTTCCTCCATTACCCGTGAGTTTGCTTCTGCCGCGCATGCCGAAACTTTAGCGCGGTTTTGTAATGATGATACCTTTCTCTCGATGGCGGATGATATTACCCGTCAGCTGCAAGACGAAAGGCAAATTCCCTTTTGCCAAGAGCATCGGGGGAGGATGTATCACTTCCACCAAAGTGCGGACTACCCCAAAGGAGTGTACCGGATGTGTACGGCAGCATCTTTCCGGGCGGGGATTCCTGATTGGCAGATATTATTCTCAGTTGCTGATTTTGATGAAATTTTGGGTGACGATGTTTACTTAGACGGTGTGTCGCATTATGTGGAAGCACCCCATCAGGTATTGCTAAGCCTGAGCGTGGAAGGCAGTGATACGGCTTATACGCTCGAATTTGATTTGAACAAGGGTGCATTGGTTGAGGGCGGTTTTCATTTTCCGGCGGGAAAAAGCCATATTGCTTGGCGGAATGCCGACAGCGTATGGGTTTGTCCTGCGTGGGACGAAAGACAGCTCACCCGTTCCGGGTATCCTCGGGAAGTATGGTTGATGCGGCGGGGGCAAAGTTTTTCGGAAGCTCAGCCTGTTTATCAGATGGATTCAGAGGGCATGATGGTCAATGCCTGGCGTTATTTGGACGGTCAGGGTGCGCCGATAGATTTAATCGAAGCGGCCGGCGGCTTTTTTACTAAAGACTATTTTCAAGTGTCGGCCGAAGGTTTGGTGCAGCGTTTGAACCTGCCTGCAGATTGCGAGATCAGCGGATATCTTGCTGGTCAGCTGATGCTGCATTTGCGCAGTGACTGGCAACGCGCCAACCATTGTTATCCGGCGGGCAGTTTGGTTGCGGTAAAACTGAACAAGGGAGAGCTTGGCGGTGCGCAATTGTTATTCTTACCTAATGAAAGACAAGCATTGGAAAGTGTGGAAACCACGAAGCGTTTTGTGGTGGCGGCTATTCTTGATAATGTTTCAGGCCGTCTGAAAGCGTGGCGTTTTATTAACGGACAATGGCAGGAAACCGAAGTGCCTGCCCTGCCTCAAGGTGCTTTGGAAATTACCGATCAGCCGTGGGGAGGGGATGTGGTTTACATCGCCTCCGGAGATTTTACGACACCGCTTACCTTGTTTGCACTTGATTTACAAGTAATGGAACTGACTGTGCTGCGCCGCCAGCCCAAGCAATTTGATGCAAAGGATATCAGGGTAGGGCAGTTTTACGCCTATTCGGCGGATGGTGTACGTATCCCGTATTACCACGTAGGCAAAGAATCGGGTGTGCATACACCTACTTTGGTGTATGCATACGGCGGTTTCGGTGTGCCCGAGTTGCCCCACTACCTCGGTACGATAGGCCGGCATTGGTTGGAAAAAGGATATGCTTTCGTTGTAGCTAATATCCGTGGTGGCGGCGAGTTCGGGCCGAATTGGCACCGTGCAGCGCAGCGGAAAAACAAATATAAAAGTGTTGAAGATTTGGTAGCCGTAGTGCGTGATATTGCCGCACGAGGTTTGAGTTCACCTGCCCGTATCGGTTTGCAGGGCGGCAGCAACGGTGGCTTGATAACTGCGGCCGCATTTGTGCGCGCACCCGAAAGTATCGGTGCACTGGTGTGCGAAGTACCGCTTACCGATATGCTGGCTTATACCCAATTGTCGGCAGGTGCAAGCTGGACCGATGAATATGGAGACCCTGATAACCCCGATGAAAAAACAGCTTTGGCCTCGTTGTCTCCTTATCATCATCTTTCAGACGGGCGGAAATATCCGCCGGCACTGATCACTACCAGTTTTTCTGATGATAGGGTGCATCCTGCGCACGCCCTTAAGTTTTATGCCAAACTTCGTACAATTTCTCCTCAAAGTTGGCTGTTTGCTCCGCAAAGCGGGGGGCATGTAGGAAATACTACTCAGACCCAAACAGCAGCCGAGCTGGCTGGCGTGTTGTACTTTTTACAGCAAAATTTAGCATGA
- the acpP gene encoding acyl carrier protein codes for MSNIEQQVKKIVAEQLGVNEAEVKNESSFQDDLGADSLDTVELVMALEEAFGCEIPDEEAEKITTVQLAIDYITAHNG; via the coding sequence ATGTCAAATATTGAACAACAAGTTAAAAAAATTGTTGCCGAACAATTGGGTGTGAATGAAGCTGAAGTTAAAAACGAATCTTCATTCCAAGACGATTTGGGTGCCGACTCTCTGGATACCGTTGAGTTGGTAATGGCTTTAGAAGAAGCTTTCGGCTGCGAAATTCCCGACGAAGAAGCTGAAAAAATCACTACCGTTCAGTTGGCGATCGACTATATCACCGCTCACAACGGTTAA
- the fabF gene encoding beta-ketoacyl-ACP synthase II has translation MSQRRVVITGLGQVSPVGNDVATAWNNLLAGRSGIDTITRFDASELNCQIAGEVKDFNIGDYISAKEARRMDVFIHYGIAAALQAVADAGLDDIEGLDKDRVGVNIGSGIGGLPSIEATGTAVQEVGPRKINPFFIPGSLINLIAGHVTILKGYRGPSYGMVSACTTGAHAIGDSARLIKYGDADIMIAGGAEGAICTLGMGGFAAMKALSTRNDDPKTASRPWDKGRDGFVMGEGAGILVLEELEHAKKRGAKIYAELVGFGMSSDAYHITAPNVEGPALAITRALHDAGLNATDVDYVNAHGTSTPLGDANETNALKLALGEEHARKIVVNSTKSMTGHLLGAAGGVEAVYSVLAVHEQKSPPTINIFEQDTESGCDLDYCANEARDVKIDVAISNSFGFGGTNGTLVFKKFTD, from the coding sequence ATGAGCCAGAGAAGAGTGGTCATTACCGGTTTGGGACAAGTGTCGCCGGTGGGCAACGATGTGGCAACCGCATGGAACAACCTGTTGGCCGGCCGAAGCGGTATCGATACCATTACCCGCTTTGATGCCTCTGAGCTAAACTGCCAAATCGCGGGTGAAGTAAAAGATTTCAATATCGGTGACTATATCAGCGCTAAAGAAGCCCGCCGTATGGATGTTTTTATTCATTACGGTATCGCAGCTGCTTTACAGGCCGTCGCCGATGCGGGATTGGATGATATTGAAGGTTTGGACAAAGACCGTGTAGGCGTCAATATCGGTTCGGGTATCGGCGGTTTGCCTAGCATTGAAGCAACCGGCACTGCTGTACAAGAAGTCGGCCCGCGGAAAATTAATCCCTTTTTTATTCCCGGATCACTGATTAATTTGATCGCCGGACACGTTACTATTCTCAAAGGCTATCGTGGTCCCAGCTATGGTATGGTTTCCGCTTGTACCACCGGAGCGCACGCTATCGGGGATTCGGCACGCCTAATCAAATATGGTGATGCCGATATTATGATTGCCGGCGGCGCAGAAGGTGCGATTTGTACTCTCGGTATGGGCGGTTTTGCTGCTATGAAGGCTCTCTCTACTCGTAATGATGATCCTAAAACTGCTTCACGACCATGGGATAAAGGCCGGGATGGTTTTGTAATGGGCGAAGGTGCCGGTATTTTGGTATTGGAAGAATTGGAACATGCGAAAAAACGCGGTGCCAAGATATATGCAGAGCTGGTTGGTTTTGGTATGAGCTCGGATGCTTATCATATTACCGCTCCGAATGTGGAAGGACCAGCTTTGGCGATTACACGTGCTTTGCATGATGCCGGTTTGAATGCGACGGATGTGGATTATGTTAACGCTCACGGTACTTCTACGCCTTTGGGTGATGCCAATGAAACAAATGCTTTGAAGTTGGCACTGGGAGAAGAACATGCGCGTAAAATCGTTGTGAACTCTACCAAATCAATGACCGGTCATTTGCTGGGTGCGGCAGGTGGTGTTGAAGCCGTGTACAGCGTGTTGGCCGTTCACGAGCAAAAATCGCCGCCGACCATCAACATTTTCGAGCAAGATACTGAATCAGGCTGTGATTTGGATTACTGTGCCAATGAAGCTCGTGATGTGAAAATCGATGTGGCTATTTCCAATTCATTCGGTTTCGGCGGTACGAATGGTACGCTGGTATTTAAAAAGTTTACTGATTAA
- a CDS encoding cytochrome-c peroxidase, with amino-acid sequence MKLTMKKSALGLATLFALAACNQQQSASSPEQPAAASAASAPTASASQAQYDNSNASAEDKDLLTKAQGIFQPLPDRSEMEKIHPFTDEQVKLGHQLWYEPRLSRGNTVSCNSCHNLASYGVDNLPTSPGDKSQLGARNSPTALNAALLGSQFWDGRAPDVEAQAGGPLLNPVEMAMPDEASVAAKISHIPEYQEMFKAAYPDKGGEINFANITDAIAAFERTLLTPTRWDEYLKGNISALNDQERKGVKAFIDNGCIACHSGVTLGGNSFQKFGLVDGPYWKFTGSKNHDEGRFQVTKAESDKFVFRVPGLRNVAKTYPYFHDGSVWELDKAVSIMGQAQLGKQLPKEDVDNIVAFLGTLTAPAPESARVLPVLPSSTAEQARPATDK; translated from the coding sequence ATGAAACTTACTATGAAAAAGTCCGCACTGGGATTAGCTACGCTATTTGCTTTGGCTGCCTGTAACCAACAGCAATCCGCATCCTCTCCAGAGCAACCTGCAGCTGCAAGTGCCGCATCGGCTCCAACCGCATCAGCATCACAAGCCCAATATGACAATAGCAATGCCTCCGCTGAAGATAAAGATCTGCTGACCAAAGCACAAGGTATTTTCCAACCACTACCCGATCGCTCAGAAATGGAGAAAATCCACCCATTCACAGACGAGCAAGTCAAATTAGGGCATCAATTATGGTATGAACCACGCTTATCACGCGGCAATACTGTTAGCTGCAACTCTTGCCACAACTTGGCTTCTTATGGCGTTGACAACCTACCGACTAGTCCCGGTGATAAAAGCCAGCTAGGTGCCCGCAACTCACCTACTGCCCTAAATGCAGCTTTGCTGGGCAGCCAATTCTGGGATGGTCGTGCACCCGATGTAGAAGCACAAGCAGGCGGCCCGTTACTCAATCCGGTAGAAATGGCGATGCCTGACGAAGCATCCGTTGCGGCCAAAATCTCTCATATTCCCGAGTATCAAGAAATGTTCAAAGCCGCCTATCCGGATAAAGGCGGCGAGATCAACTTTGCCAATATCACTGACGCAATTGCGGCATTCGAACGCACCTTGCTGACACCAACCCGCTGGGATGAATATCTCAAAGGTAATATCAGTGCTTTGAACGACCAAGAACGAAAAGGTGTAAAAGCATTTATCGACAACGGCTGTATTGCCTGCCACTCGGGCGTTACCTTAGGCGGCAACTCATTCCAAAAATTCGGTTTGGTTGACGGCCCCTACTGGAAATTCACCGGCAGCAAAAACCATGATGAAGGCCGCTTCCAGGTTACCAAAGCAGAAAGTGATAAATTCGTATTCCGTGTTCCCGGCCTTCGCAACGTCGCCAAAACTTACCCATACTTCCACGATGGCAGCGTTTGGGAATTAGATAAAGCCGTTTCAATTATGGGACAAGCCCAACTGGGTAAACAATTGCCTAAAGAAGATGTAGACAATATCGTTGCCTTCCTCGGCACACTCACTGCTCCTGCTCCGGAGTCTGCCCGCGTATTGCCGGTATTGCCTTCGTCAACCGCAGAGCAAGCCCGCCCTGCTACAGATAAGTAA
- a CDS encoding NAD(P)H-dependent glycerol-3-phosphate dehydrogenase, which yields MKITVIGAGAWGTALAIHFSKQGHEVSMWARNEAHMRALQQDSENKRYLPGFELPEALKACTSLSEALSGSELALIVTSVAGLRDSAKLLSDNGYSHLPVLAACKGFEQDTGLLTFQVLKEVLPGNDKVGVLSGPSFAQELAKQLPCAVVLASENKPWIESVVQQLNSGVMRLYGSEDVIGVSVGGAVKNVMAIATGLSDGLEYGLNARAALVTRGLAEITRLAVAMGAQPKTMMGLAGMGDLILTCTGALSRNRRVGLGLASGKELHQVLVEIGHVSEGVSTIEEVFNTACKYQIDMPITHTLLQLIRKELTAEQVVERLMEREARFE from the coding sequence ATGAAAATTACAGTGATAGGTGCCGGTGCTTGGGGAACAGCGTTGGCTATACATTTTTCCAAGCAGGGTCATGAAGTTTCTATGTGGGCGAGAAATGAAGCACATATGCGTGCTTTGCAACAAGATAGTGAAAATAAGCGATACTTGCCCGGATTCGAGTTACCAGAGGCTTTAAAGGCATGTACTTCCTTATCCGAAGCATTAAGCGGGAGCGAATTGGCTTTGATCGTTACCTCCGTAGCGGGTTTGCGTGATAGTGCCAAACTGTTGTCAGATAACGGCTATTCCCACCTGCCTGTTTTGGCAGCTTGTAAGGGTTTTGAACAAGATACCGGTTTGCTCACTTTCCAAGTTTTGAAAGAGGTTTTACCCGGTAATGATAAAGTCGGCGTACTTTCCGGCCCTAGTTTTGCACAAGAATTAGCTAAACAGTTGCCCTGTGCGGTAGTGCTGGCTTCAGAGAACAAACCATGGATCGAGAGCGTGGTACAGCAATTAAATTCAGGCGTGATGCGTTTGTATGGTAGTGAAGACGTTATTGGTGTGTCAGTTGGTGGAGCAGTGAAAAACGTCATGGCTATTGCCACAGGTCTTTCAGATGGCCTTGAATACGGTTTAAATGCACGTGCCGCTTTGGTAACCCGTGGTTTGGCTGAGATAACCCGACTGGCAGTGGCCATGGGCGCGCAGCCGAAAACCATGATGGGTCTGGCCGGCATGGGCGACTTGATTCTTACCTGTACCGGAGCGTTATCCCGTAACCGTCGGGTGGGGCTGGGGTTGGCTTCGGGTAAGGAATTGCATCAAGTGTTGGTCGAAATCGGTCATGTTTCCGAAGGTGTCAGCACTATTGAAGAAGTATTTAACACGGCGTGTAAATATCAGATCGATATGCCGATTACCCATACATTATTGCAACTTATCCGTAAAGAATTGACGGCCGAGCAAGTGGTTGAGCGTTTGATGGAGCGCGAAGCACGATTCGAATAA
- a CDS encoding cell division protein ZapA — protein sequence MSHEQVSIHIMGRQFNIGTPPEEKATLLQAVELLNQKIDAIKQNGRIVETDKIAIMAALNVVHDLLKMSLKDDLAIGEFERKINGMVEVCDKALSRLSN from the coding sequence ATGAGCCATGAGCAAGTCAGTATCCATATCATGGGACGCCAGTTTAATATCGGTACTCCTCCGGAAGAAAAGGCTACCTTACTGCAGGCAGTCGAGTTATTAAATCAAAAAATCGATGCAATCAAACAAAACGGCAGAATTGTTGAAACCGATAAAATCGCAATTATGGCCGCCTTAAATGTAGTACATGATTTATTAAAAATGTCACTTAAAGATGATTTGGCAATCGGCGAATTTGAGCGTAAAATAAATGGCATGGTTGAGGTTTGCGATAAAGCCCTGTCAAGGCTTTCGAATTAA
- the rplM gene encoding 50S ribosomal protein L13, with the protein MKTFSAKPHEVKREWFVIDAQDKVLGRVAAEIAHRLRGKHKPEYTPHVDTGDYIIVINADKLRVTGNKALDKKYYRHSGYPGGIYERNFTEMQEKFPERVLEKAVKGMLPKGPLGYAMIKKLKVYAGAEHGHAAQQPKVLEI; encoded by the coding sequence ATGAAAACCTTTTCAGCCAAACCGCATGAGGTGAAGCGCGAATGGTTCGTTATCGACGCTCAAGATAAAGTTTTGGGTCGCGTTGCTGCCGAAATCGCCCACCGTCTGCGCGGTAAACACAAGCCAGAATATACTCCTCACGTTGATACCGGTGATTACATTATTGTAATTAATGCCGACAAATTGCGTGTTACCGGTAACAAAGCGTTGGATAAGAAATACTACCGCCATTCAGGCTATCCCGGTGGTATCTATGAGCGTAACTTCACCGAAATGCAAGAAAAATTCCCTGAGCGCGTTTTGGAGAAGGCCGTAAAAGGCATGTTGCCGAAAGGCCCCTTAGGTTACGCCATGATTAAAAAATTGAAAGTGTATGCAGGTGCCGAGCACGGCCATGCCGCACAACAACCTAAAGTATTGGAAATCTAA
- the rpsI gene encoding 30S ribosomal protein S9, which produces MNGKYYYGTGRRKSSVARVFLQKGTGQIIVNGRPVDEFFARETSRMVVRQPLVLTENAEAFDIKVNVVGGGETGQSGAIRHGITRALIDYDAALKPALSQAGFVTRDAREVERKKFGLRKARRAKQFSKR; this is translated from the coding sequence ATGAACGGTAAATATTACTACGGCACTGGCCGCCGCAAAAGTTCAGTGGCTCGTGTATTCCTGCAAAAAGGTACAGGCCAAATCATCGTAAACGGCCGCCCTGTTGATGAATTTTTCGCACGTGAAACCAGCCGCATGGTTGTTCGCCAACCTTTGGTATTGACTGAAAATGCCGAAGCGTTTGATATTAAAGTAAACGTAGTTGGCGGTGGTGAAACCGGCCAATCTGGTGCTATCCGCCACGGTATCACCCGCGCTTTGATTGATTACGATGCAGCTTTGAAACCGGCTCTCTCTCAAGCTGGCTTTGTTACTCGTGATGCACGTGAAGTTGAACGTAAAAAATTCGGTTTGCGCAAAGCACGCCGTGCGAAACAATTCTCAAAACGTTAA
- a CDS encoding GlsB/YeaQ/YmgE family stress response membrane protein, protein MGWLGTIIVGFVIGILAKMLHPGKDNLGFIMTTLLGVGGSLLAGAVGEGLGWYHAGEGAGWIASTIFAVIILAIYTRVVKK, encoded by the coding sequence ATGGGTTGGTTAGGTACTATTATTGTAGGTTTTGTCATCGGTATATTGGCTAAGATGTTACACCCTGGTAAAGACAATTTGGGTTTTATTATGACCACTTTGTTAGGTGTGGGTGGTTCTTTATTGGCCGGTGCGGTTGGTGAGGGATTAGGCTGGTATCATGCAGGTGAAGGGGCTGGTTGGATTGCATCAACTATATTTGCAGTGATTATTTTGGCTATTTATACACGTGTGGTTAAGAAATAA